GCCTGTTACCGTCATCAGTGCACCAAAGAGTATGGAGAGTTCCCAGGAGAGTCCTATGAGTAGATGTGTGGATACAGCTACCAAGATCCATGTCAAAACCAAACCAAGCGTGAGCAGCATATAAAGTGGTCTGGTCAAACCTTTGATCTCATGAAACCGCAGTGTCAATCCTCCTTCAAACAGGATAATAGCGACACCCATAGAGACAAAAGGGAAAAGAAGCTCTCCCATCAGTGCATCCGGATCGAACAGTCCAAGCACCGGTCCGACCACTATACCAAACAGAAGCAGGAAAATGATCGATGGAAGTTTAATAAACCATGAGAGCCACTGACTCAAGATACCAAAAAAGCTGACAAGTGCGAATGTGAGCAGTATATATTCTGTCATCGTTAAAAGACCAATCCCTGTAATATTTGAAACCCCAAAGCAAGTACACATCCGATACTTCCCAACAAAGGCAGCCAGTGAGGAAGGCGTATAGCATCGGCATCCAGATCAGGATTACTTTGTTTGATCTTCCATAATGAAAAATGTATCAAAGTAAATACAAAAAGCATGATGCCACTGGTCACCTTGGCAAAAGTGATCAATGGAAACAGGAGTGGAAGAAGCAACATAATAGCTGTAATTACAATGGTTGCCCGCAATGGCAGTATTGAAAAATCAGACATATCGCTCTCTTTTTTTCATAATAAAAGCTCCTGAATGCTCAGCACGAGAATAATCGTTGCCAAAGGAATACCAAAGGCAATGGACAAATGATTCCCCAATACTTTGTTACCTATTGTATATGCGATAGCAAGTTTCGTCAAAGAGTTAGAGAATGTTGCTATAACGATTCCAATAAGTGCAGTATACAACATGAGGTTTCCATCTGTATAAAGTGTACTAAGTGAAAGAGTGATCGCATCAACGTCACTTATTCCAGATAGCAGGGAAGAAAGATAGACCCCTAGCGTTCCAGTCCAATTCTTAAGCAATGTCGTAGCACCAAATACGATACCAAACAGTAAACCAAATTTCAAAGCCTCTTTCAGATCCAGAGGATTTTGATACATAAAATCTATATCGATTGGGCTTTGGTCTGAATGTTTGTACAAATAGTAAACATACATATACCCGGTAATCGTGGCCAAAAGATAAGCTGGAAGAAGTTTTATGGCAATACCTATATCTATGAATGCCGATACGATAATGATTCTGACATACATTGTTGTGCAGGCAAGTGCAATAGCTGAAGCTAAATGACGGGTTGCCTTATTTTGCGTATCAACCTTTTTTGAAAAAGTGATGGTTGTAGCGGTTGAAGATAAGAATCCTCCAAAAAAACCAGCTACCATAACACCTTTGGAAACACCTATGAGACGGGCTGCTATATAACCAGCGAAAGAAAGACCGGATATCAGAACAACCATCATCCAGATAAAATATGGATTTATGATCTGATAGGGATCAATTGTATGGTTAGGTAAAATAGGGAGGATAATAAAAGTAATCAACAAAAATAGTACCATAGAATGTAGGTCTTTATTTTTGGTTTTATCTGTAAGCTGCAATATATTACTACGTATATCCAATATAAAAATAACTACAACTGCGGTAAATGTAGCAACTAAATATAGCCCGTCATAAACGAGCATACCGATCAAAAATGCCACTATAGCTGCAAACGCTGTCGTACTACCAGTTTTTTCCTTATTCAGTGCACGAATGATAAAACTACTTATAAGCAGTGCACCGAATATGAAAGTGATCACTATAGTGATCAAAATAAAGTTTGCCTTGAAATATGCGGCTAAAAACCCAAGCAAAGAGATGATAGCAAAGCTTCTTGCTCCGGTAAACGCAGTATTCTCTTCTCTAAGAGCAAAACTTACTTCTCTTTGCAGACCAATTGAGAAGCCTAGTAGTACGCTAAGTAGTATGGATTTTGCTATGTTGAGATCTAGTTCCATATTTGCTTTTGACCTTTCTGAGACTTAATTCATCTACACTCTAATGCCCTACACTCCATGATCAAACTATAACCATTATAGCATATTGGCTATTTCAGATCATTCTTTGTTGAAGCTGTCTACCACAATGGCCCCCATTGATGCAGGCATGGCAATCAATATGAGTCTTTTTAAAGCGATGATAGGTTCGTCTATAATAGGTAACTTATTTAAAGATAGTAATACTAAAGCCACTACCAGAGCGGAGATGAAATAGGCAATGAAAATACGTAATATGAATATATCGTAGCGTTTGGATACCTGTTTTTGAAAGACACTGTAGTAGGCATAAATGCCTAAAAAGGTCAGAGAGAGCACAAAAACCAGTAAGAGATTGTAAAATGGTAAAGTGATACTCATTTTCCATGCCTCTTCGGTAAAAGAGATCGGAACGGCAAGGGCAAATGCACCAATGGCTATTTGAATGATATCTTCATTGTTGATACGAAGTTTCATTTTCACCTACTTTTCTTTACTAAAAGATCAATCCATTATATCATAATTTCAGCTTCCTATTGAACCTGTACCCAAAGAAGAGAACACTTATAAATTACTTGACTTCATCTTTTTTCAGCACAGCAGAATAGTGGATTTATAGATACTTTTCGTTAAAATAGTCTTATATTCCCGACCACTGTATGAACTATTTAACATACAGAAACGATACAAAGGAGTGCTTTCATGCCTTTTACACCCGAGACACCTTACCTTACGACTGATGGCATCATAGAGTTGTATGAAGGAGATACATTCAAGGGTATCATACTTATCGAGCGTAAAAATGCGCCAAAAGGTCTGGCGCTGCCCGGTGGTTTTGTCGATGTGGGTGAACGTGTCGAAGAGGCTTTAGTCCGTGAGATGCAAGAGGAGACGAACCTGGAGGTAGAGATAAGCACACTGCTTGGTGTCTATTCTGACCCGAAGCGTGATCCCAGGTTTCATACGGCAAGTGTGGTCTTTGTAGCAAAAGCCCAAGGGCAACCCCAAGGCGGAGATGATGCAAAAACAGCAAAAGTTTACGCATTGGAAGAGATACCGATGGATCAACTGGTCTTTGACCATGGTACTATCCTGAAAGATTATCTGCTACAGCTCCATACAAACAAGTAAGGGTATTTTTTGCAAAGTAGTTACGATCTTCTCTTCGCCCTTAAAAAAATGGGCTATCTCAAAACAACCAGAGATCCTCTCTGGTGGCCGAAAAGCGGTACCTTCGAAGTCATCATAGGTGCGATCTTGACCCAGCAGACCAAATGGGAGAAAGTAGAGAGATCACTGGAAAACTTGAAAGAGGCTGGTCTGATATCACTGGAAATGCTCGGCAGAGCGGAAATAAGCCAGATCACTGCATCTATCAAACCCAGCGGTTTTTACAATACCAAAGCCAAAAGGCTTCAACTGCTTTGTCAAAATATTTTCAGTGATTTCCATACTTTTGAAAGGTTTCAAAATGAAGTCACAAGGGAGTGGCTGCTTGAGCAAAAAGGGATAGGGATGGAGAGTGCGGACTCTATCCTTTGTTATGGATGCGGTAGAGAGGTCTTTGTCGTCGACAGCTATACAGCCAGACTCCTTGATGCATACGGTTATCACTTCGAGAGCTATATGCAGATACAGGAGTGGATGCAAGAGGGGATCGAAGCAAACTTTGATAAAATTACCCAAATGTATGGCAGCGAACTGACACTGCATATGCTTTATGCACGTTTTCACGGGATGATCGTGGAGTTTGCCAAAGAGCATATACGAGGCAGGAATGTCAATACGGATATACTCGAAAAATATATAGAAGGATAACACAGTGGCCAACATTGTCATTACAGGATGCAGTACAGGCATCGGACTTGAAACTGCAAAGTATCTCAAAGACAAATTTATCAAGGTCTTTCCTACGGCAAGAGACCCAAAAGATGTAGAGATGTTAAAAGGGCTGGGGTTTGAACATGCCATGCAGCTGGATGTAAGAGACCCTGAAGAGATCACAGCAGTGATCAACAAAGTGCTCGAAATTGATGGCAAGATAGATGTCTGGTTCAACAATGCCGGCTATGGACAGCCCGGTGCGGTAGAAGACATTACAATCCCCGTACTCCGAGAACAGTTTGAAACCAATGTGTTCGGACTGCATGAATGTACAAGACAGATCATACCCGTGATGAGAGAGCAGGGGCATGGGAAGATCATTCAGCACAGTTCGGTACTCGGTATCATCTCACTATTTGGACGTGGTGCCTATAATGCAAGCAAATACGCTATAGAAGGGCTTACAGATACCCTTAGACTGGAGCTTCAGGATACAAAGATCTATCCTGTACTTCTCAATACCGGGCCTATTGTAAGCCATTTTAGACAGACAGCTGTAGAGAAACTTGAAGCAAATGTCGATATAGAACATTCCGTATTCAAAGAGAAATACCTTCGCAGCCTCAAAGAGAGAACACACAAGAAAGTACCGTTCAAAGAGGGGGCTGACGCTGTTGCAGCTGTGGTCCATAAGATCATTTTGGCTGATCGGCCAAAACCGCGTTATTATATTACCAAAGCTACGTACTTATTGGGGTACTTCAAACGGATCTTAAGTACCACATACTTAGATAAACTCTTGAAGAGGATCGATTAGTGCCAAGCGCAACACCAAAACTGTATTAAAAGAGTTTTGCTATAATCTGCGTAATAAAACAATAGGATAGTATATGGATAAGATAAAAATAGGTGTTGTCACCACAAGCGACAGAGCTTCAAAAGGTATCTATGAGGATATCTCAGGTGTAGCCATCATGGATACAATGAAAGAGTACCTGCTCAATGAATGCGAGTATGAATACCGATGTATACCTGATGAACAGAGTCTGATAGA
The sequence above is drawn from the Sulfurovum sp. TSL1 genome and encodes:
- a CDS encoding NUDIX hydrolase, whose protein sequence is MPFTPETPYLTTDGIIELYEGDTFKGIILIERKNAPKGLALPGGFVDVGERVEEALVREMQEETNLEVEISTLLGVYSDPKRDPRFHTASVVFVAKAQGQPQGGDDAKTAKVYALEEIPMDQLVFDHGTILKDYLLQLHTNK
- a CDS encoding 3-methyladenine DNA glycosylase; the protein is MQSSYDLLFALKKMGYLKTTRDPLWWPKSGTFEVIIGAILTQQTKWEKVERSLENLKEAGLISLEMLGRAEISQITASIKPSGFYNTKAKRLQLLCQNIFSDFHTFERFQNEVTREWLLEQKGIGMESADSILCYGCGREVFVVDSYTARLLDAYGYHFESYMQIQEWMQEGIEANFDKITQMYGSELTLHMLYARFHGMIVEFAKEHIRGRNVNTDILEKYIEG
- a CDS encoding DUF2391 family protein; the encoded protein is MKLRINNEDIIQIAIGAFALAVPISFTEEAWKMSITLPFYNLLLVFVLSLTFLGIYAYYSVFQKQVSKRYDIFILRIFIAYFISALVVALVLLSLNKLPIIDEPIIALKRLILIAMPASMGAIVVDSFNKE
- a CDS encoding MgtC/SapB family protein, with protein sequence MELDLNIAKSILLSVLLGFSIGLQREVSFALREENTAFTGARSFAIISLLGFLAAYFKANFILITIVITFIFGALLISSFIIRALNKEKTGSTTAFAAIVAFLIGMLVYDGLYLVATFTAVVVIFILDIRSNILQLTDKTKNKDLHSMVLFLLITFIILPILPNHTIDPYQIINPYFIWMMVVLISGLSFAGYIAARLIGVSKGVMVAGFFGGFLSSTATTITFSKKVDTQNKATRHLASAIALACTTMYVRIIIVSAFIDIGIAIKLLPAYLLATITGYMYVYYLYKHSDQSPIDIDFMYQNPLDLKEALKFGLLFGIVFGATTLLKNWTGTLGVYLSSLLSGISDVDAITLSLSTLYTDGNLMLYTALIGIVIATFSNSLTKLAIAYTIGNKVLGNHLSIAFGIPLATIILVLSIQELLL
- a CDS encoding SDR family NAD(P)-dependent oxidoreductase; protein product: MANIVITGCSTGIGLETAKYLKDKFIKVFPTARDPKDVEMLKGLGFEHAMQLDVRDPEEITAVINKVLEIDGKIDVWFNNAGYGQPGAVEDITIPVLREQFETNVFGLHECTRQIIPVMREQGHGKIIQHSSVLGIISLFGRGAYNASKYAIEGLTDTLRLELQDTKIYPVLLNTGPIVSHFRQTAVEKLEANVDIEHSVFKEKYLRSLKERTHKKVPFKEGADAVAAVVHKIILADRPKPRYYITKATYLLGYFKRILSTTYLDKLLKRID